The window TCGCCACACCACAAGGGCTCAGCTTCCTCGACGTGGAGGCGGTGGAGAACCAGATCGGGCGCCCCATCCGCTCCGCTTGGCGCTCGGCGGGCGAACCGCGCCCGACCCGGCCCGCCGACGCGATCGCCGTCGCCCCGGCCAGCTTCAACACCGTCAACAAATGGGCCGCCGGAATCTCCGACAACCTCGCCCTCGGCATCCTGTGCGAAGCACCCGCCATGGACGTCCCCATCGCCGTACTGCCGTATCTGAACTCGGCCCAGGCCGCCCACCCCGCATACCGCCGGAGTCTGGAGCAGCTACGCGAGATGGGCATCCTGATCGGCTCGTAC is drawn from Streptomyces bottropensis ATCC 25435 and contains these coding sequences:
- a CDS encoding flavoprotein, whose product is MSDQPDKPFLQIVVCAAGVAGDIGKLITAAHERQWDVGVVATPQGLSFLDVEAVENQIGRPIRSAWRSAGEPRPTRPADAIAVAPASFNTVNKWAAGISDNLALGILCEAPAMDVPIAVLPYLNSAQAAHPAYRRSLEQLREMGILIGSYEPHRPKAGGGADRYRWEQVLELLAHRLSARL